In Mesorhizobium sp. J428, the genomic window AGTCCTCGCGCCACGTCGGTGGCGAAGCTCGGTCCCGAGAGTGCTGCCGGCGGGTTGTCGGGCAGTATCTCGCGGATGATCTCCGACAGCCGCTTGCCGGAACTGCGCTCGATGCCCTTGGCGCAGATCACCACCGGCACGCCGGGACGGATGCTGCCGACGAGCCGCGACGCCACCTCGCGCAGCGCCTGCGCCGGGGCGACGGCCAGCACGCACTCCGCGCCGACGAGCGCGGCGTCGAGGTCGTCTGTCGCGGCCAGCTCCGCGTCGAGCGCGATGCCGGGCAGGTAGCCGGGGTTCTCGTGCCGTTCGTTGAGCGCACGCACCGCATCCGCATCGCGCATCCAGAAAGTGGTCGCATTGCCGCCGCGCAGCGAGGTGAGCGCCAGCGCCGTGCCCCAGGCGCCCCCGCCGAGAACAGCGACCTTCATGCCTTGGCTCCGCGCTTGCCGGCGCCGATCAGCGGCGCGGCACTTTCGTCCAGCGGCCAGCGCGAGCGCGGCGCGAAATGCATCGCCTCGTCCGGCTCGATGCCGGCGCTCAGCCGCTCCAGCCCCGCCCAGGCGATCATCGCCGCATTGTCGGTGCACAGCTTCATCGGCGGCGCGAGGAAACGGAAGCCGTTCCGCTCACAGACCAGTTCGAGCGCCGCCCGGATCGACTTGTTCGCCGCCACGCCGCCCGCGACGACGAGCGTCGGCTGGGTTTGGCCGGGGAACATGCCGCGAAACCGCGCCAGGCTGCGCGCGACGCGGTCCTGCAGCGTCTCGCCCACCGCTGCCTGGAACGACGCGCAAATGTCGGCGATGTCCTTCTCCGACAGAGGTGCGATCGCCGTCGCGGCCTGCCGAACGGCGGTCTTCAGACCCGAGAAGGAGAAATCCGGCCGCGCCTCGCCCTTCAGCGGACGCGGGAAGTCGAATCGCGAGGCATCGCCCGCAAGTGCGGCCTTCTCCACGTTCGGGCCGCCGGGATAGGGCAGTCCGAGCAGTTTCGCCGTCTTGTCGAACGCCTCACCCAGCGCATCGTCGATCGTCGAGGCCCAGCGCTCGTAGTCCCCCACCCCGCGCACGAGGATGATCTGCGTGTGGCCGCCGGAGACCAGCAGCACCAGATAGGGGAATGCAACGTCGTCGACCAGCCGCGCCGCCAGCGCATGGCCTTCGAGATGGTTCACCGGATACAGCGGCTTGCCGCTTACGCTTGCCAGCGCCTTGCCCGTCATCAGCCCGACGATCAGCCCGCCGATGAGCCCCGGCCCGGCGGTCGCCGCGATGCCCTCCATGTCGGCCAGACCCTTGCCCGATTCCTGCAAAGCGGCCTCGATGATCCCGTCCAGCGCCTCCACATGGGCGCGCGCGGCGATCTCCGGCACCACGCCGCCGAAGGCCGCATGTTCATCGATCTGGCTGAGCACGACGTTGGAGAGGATCTGCGGACGGCCGTCGGCGTCAAGCGCGACGACCGAGGCGGCGGTCTCGTCGCAGCTCGTTTCGATGCCGAGCATGAGGCGTGTCGGTTTCACCAGCTGCATTGCCGAATTGTGGACACCTGGCTAGGGAATGATACTGAGAGTGCCCGGCCGATCCGGACCGGCAGGGGTTATCACGGTCCGCACATCATGCAAACAGAACTGTTCAGGATAGGCACGCGAGGCAGCGCTCTGGCGCTGGCGCAGGCGCACGAGACGCGGTCCCTGCTGATGCAGGCACACGGCCTGCCGGAAGAAGCCTTCGCCATCGAGATCATCTCCGTCACCGGCGACCGCATTCAGGACCGCTCGCTCTCCGAAGCCGGCGGCAAGGGCCTGTTCACAAAAGAGATCGAAGAGGCGCTGCTCGACAGGCGCATCGACATCGCCGTGCATTCCTCGAAGGACATGCCGACCCGGCTGCCGCCCGGACTCGAACTGTCGGCCTTCCTGGAACGGGAGGACCCACGCGACGCGTTCATCGGCCGCACGGCACCGACGTTGAAAGGACTGCCGCCGGGCGCCGTGGTCGGCTCCTCCTCGCTGCGCCGCCAGGCGCTGATCCGCCGCATGCGGCCGGACCTCGAAGTCGTCACCTTCCGCGGTAACGTGCAGACCCGCCTGCGCA contains:
- the tsaD gene encoding tRNA (adenosine(37)-N6)-threonylcarbamoyltransferase complex transferase subunit TsaD, giving the protein MLGIETSCDETAASVVALDADGRPQILSNVVLSQIDEHAAFGGVVPEIAARAHVEALDGIIEAALQESGKGLADMEGIAATAGPGLIGGLIVGLMTGKALASVSGKPLYPVNHLEGHALAARLVDDVAFPYLVLLVSGGHTQIILVRGVGDYERWASTIDDALGEAFDKTAKLLGLPYPGGPNVEKAALAGDASRFDFPRPLKGEARPDFSFSGLKTAVRQAATAIAPLSEKDIADICASFQAAVGETLQDRVARSLARFRGMFPGQTQPTLVVAGGVAANKSIRAALELVCERNGFRFLAPPMKLCTDNAAMIAWAGLERLSAGIEPDEAMHFAPRSRWPLDESAAPLIGAGKRGAKA
- the hemC gene encoding hydroxymethylbilane synthase, coding for MQTELFRIGTRGSALALAQAHETRSLLMQAHGLPEEAFAIEIISVTGDRIQDRSLSEAGGKGLFTKEIEEALLDRRIDIAVHSSKDMPTRLPPGLELSAFLEREDPRDAFIGRTAPTLKGLPPGAVVGSSSLRRQALIRRMRPDLEVVTFRGNVQTRLRKLAEGQVDGTMLANAGLRRLGLAHEITELLPLDEFPPAPGQGAICVEQRSGDLRAAAMLEPINHRETATALVCERAFLGALDGSCRTPIAGYARIEGDRILFSGLILTPDGTKSHDVALEGYAAEAESIGQQAARIVREKAGEEFFDGWA